Proteins co-encoded in one Pseudomonas beijingensis genomic window:
- the ihfB gene encoding integration host factor subunit beta: MTKSELIERIVTHQGLLSSKDVELAIKTMLEQMSQCLATGDRIEIRGFGSFSLHYRAPRVGRNPKTGQSVSLDGKFVPHFKPGKELRDRVNEEEGDEL, encoded by the coding sequence ATGACGAAGTCGGAGTTGATCGAACGAATTGTCACCCATCAAGGGCTACTCTCATCCAAGGATGTGGAACTGGCCATCAAGACCATGCTTGAACAAATGTCCCAGTGCCTGGCTACGGGTGATCGCATCGAGATCCGTGGCTTCGGCAGCTTTTCCCTGCATTACCGCGCCCCACGGGTTGGGCGCAATCCGAAGACCGGTCAGTCCGTCAGCCTTGACGGCAAGTTTGTTCCTCATTTCAAGCCAGGCAAAGAGCTTAGGGATCGGGTGAATGAGGAGGAGGGCGATGAGCTCTGA
- the pheA gene encoding prephenate dehydratase, whose amino-acid sequence MSEQELKALRLRIDALDEKVLELISERARCAQEVARVKMASLAEGEVPVFYRPEREAQVLKRVMERNKGPLGNEEMARLFREIMSSCLALEQPLKVAYLGPEGTFTQAAAMKHFGHAVISKPMAAIDEVFREVAAGAVNFGVVPVENSTEGAVNHTLDSFLEHDMVICGEVELRIHHHLLVGENTKTDSISRIYSHAQSLAQCRKWLDAHYPNVERVAVSSNAEAAKRVKGEWNSAAIAGDMAAGLYGLTRLAEKIEDRPDNSTRFLMIGSQEVPPTGDDKTSIIVSMSNKPGALHELLVPFHDNGIDLTRIETRPSRSGKWTYVFFIDFVGHHRDPLVKGVLEKISQEAVALKVLGSYPKAVL is encoded by the coding sequence ATGTCTGAGCAAGAACTCAAAGCGCTGCGCCTGCGCATCGACGCCCTGGACGAAAAAGTCCTGGAGCTGATCAGCGAGCGCGCGCGCTGCGCCCAGGAAGTCGCCCGGGTGAAGATGGCCTCCCTGGCTGAAGGCGAAGTGCCGGTGTTCTATCGCCCCGAGCGTGAAGCGCAGGTGCTCAAGCGTGTCATGGAGCGCAACAAGGGGCCGCTGGGCAACGAAGAGATGGCGCGCTTGTTCCGCGAAATCATGTCGTCGTGCCTGGCCCTCGAGCAGCCGCTGAAAGTCGCCTACCTGGGGCCGGAAGGCACGTTTACCCAGGCAGCCGCCATGAAGCACTTCGGTCACGCCGTGATCAGCAAGCCGATGGCGGCCATCGACGAAGTGTTCCGTGAAGTCGCCGCCGGCGCGGTGAATTTTGGCGTGGTGCCGGTGGAGAACTCCACCGAAGGCGCGGTCAACCACACGCTGGACAGCTTCCTCGAGCACGACATGGTGATCTGTGGCGAAGTCGAGCTGCGCATCCACCACCACCTGCTGGTGGGCGAGAACACCAAGACCGACAGCATCAGCCGGATCTATTCCCACGCCCAGTCGTTGGCCCAGTGCCGCAAGTGGCTGGACGCCCATTACCCGAACGTCGAGCGCGTGGCGGTCTCGAGCAACGCCGAGGCGGCCAAGCGGGTCAAGGGTGAGTGGAACTCGGCGGCGATTGCCGGCGACATGGCGGCTGGCCTCTACGGGCTGACGCGCCTGGCGGAAAAAATCGAGGATCGCCCGGACAACTCCACGCGGTTCCTGATGATCGGCAGCCAGGAAGTCCCGCCAACCGGCGACGACAAGACCTCGATCATCGTGTCCATGAGCAACAAGCCCGGCGCGCTCCATGAGCTGCTGGTGCCGTTCCATGACAACGGTATCGACCTGACGCGGATCGAGACCCGTCCGTCGCGCAGCGGTAAATGGACCTACGTGTTCTTCATCGATTTCGTCGGCCACCACCGCGATCCGCTGGTAAAAGGTGTGCTGGAGAAAATCAGTCAGGAAGCAGTGGCACTCAAGGTGCTGGGTTCCTACCCCAAGGCAGTTCTTTAA
- a CDS encoding bifunctional prephenate dehydrogenase/3-phosphoshikimate 1-carboxyvinyltransferase, with protein MIGRLVVVGLGLIGGSFAKGLRESGLCREVVGVDLDPQSRKLAVELGVVDLCEDDLAIACQGADVIQLAVPILAMEKLLARLATMSLGQAILTDVGSAKGNVVRAATEAFGGMPARFVPGHPIAGSEQSGVEASNAELFRRHKVILTPLEQTDPAALAVVDRLWRELGADVEHMQVERHDEVLAATSHLPHLLAFGLVDSLAKRNENLEIFRYAAGGFRDFTRIAGSDPVMWHDIFLANREAVLRTLDTFRSDLDALRDAVDAGDGHQLLGVFTRARVAREHFSKILARRAYVDAMNSNDLIFLAQPGGSLSGRIRVPGDKSISHRSIMLGSLADGVTEVEGFLEGEDALATLQAFRDMGVVIEGPHHGRVTIHGVGLHGLKPAPGPIYLGNSGTSMRLLSGLLAAQDFDSTLTGDASLSKRPMNRVANPLREMGAVIETAADGRPPMTIRGGNKLKGLTYTMPMASAQVKSCLLLAGLYAEGKTTVTEPAPTRDHTERMLRGFGYPVTVDGATASVESGSKLTATHIEVPGDISSSAFFLVAASIAEGSDLVLEHVGINPTRTGVIDILRLMGADITLENQREVGGEPVADLRVRAAKLKGIEIPEALVPLAIDEFPVLFVAAACAEGRTVLTGAEELRVKESDRIQVMADGLLALGVKCQPTPDGIIIDGGQIGGGEVHGHGDHRIAMAFSVASLRASAPIRIHDCANVATSFPNFLALCAQVGIRVAQEAQS; from the coding sequence ATGATCGGTCGCCTGGTAGTGGTCGGCCTGGGGTTGATTGGCGGTTCGTTTGCCAAGGGCTTGCGTGAAAGCGGCCTGTGCCGCGAGGTGGTCGGTGTCGACCTGGATCCGCAGTCGCGCAAGCTGGCGGTGGAGCTGGGTGTGGTCGATCTCTGCGAGGATGACCTGGCGATTGCTTGCCAAGGCGCGGACGTGATCCAGCTGGCGGTGCCGATCCTGGCCATGGAAAAACTGCTGGCGCGCCTGGCGACCATGAGTTTGGGGCAAGCGATCCTGACCGACGTCGGCAGTGCCAAGGGCAACGTCGTGCGCGCTGCCACCGAGGCTTTCGGCGGGATGCCGGCGCGCTTTGTGCCCGGCCATCCGATTGCCGGTTCCGAGCAGAGCGGGGTTGAAGCCTCCAATGCGGAACTGTTTCGTCGTCACAAAGTGATATTGACTCCGCTGGAGCAGACCGACCCGGCTGCGCTGGCGGTGGTGGACCGTTTGTGGCGCGAACTGGGCGCCGATGTCGAGCACATGCAGGTAGAGCGTCACGATGAAGTGTTGGCGGCTACCAGCCATCTGCCGCACCTGTTGGCGTTCGGCCTGGTGGATTCATTGGCCAAACGCAATGAAAATCTTGAGATCTTCCGTTACGCTGCCGGCGGTTTCCGCGATTTCACGAGAATCGCCGGAAGCGACCCGGTCATGTGGCACGACATCTTCCTCGCCAACCGCGAAGCTGTCTTGCGCACACTCGATACATTTCGCAGCGACCTCGACGCCTTGCGCGACGCGGTCGATGCAGGGGACGGGCACCAATTGCTGGGCGTTTTCACACGCGCCAGGGTGGCCCGCGAGCATTTCAGTAAAATCCTGGCCCGTCGGGCCTATGTGGACGCTATGAACTCCAACGATCTGATTTTCCTGGCACAACCTGGTGGCTCCCTGAGTGGGCGTATTCGTGTACCGGGCGATAAATCGATTTCCCATCGTTCGATCATGCTCGGCTCCCTGGCCGACGGCGTGACCGAGGTGGAAGGTTTCCTCGAGGGCGAAGACGCCCTGGCGACGCTGCAAGCGTTTCGCGACATGGGGGTGGTCATCGAAGGTCCGCACCACGGTCGCGTGACCATCCATGGTGTCGGCCTGCACGGCCTCAAGCCCGCCCCGGGGCCGATCTACCTGGGTAACTCCGGGACCTCGATGCGCCTGTTGTCCGGCTTGTTGGCAGCGCAGGACTTCGACAGCACCTTGACCGGTGACGCCTCGCTGTCCAAGCGCCCGATGAATCGCGTCGCCAACCCGTTGCGGGAAATGGGCGCGGTCATCGAGACGGCAGCCGATGGTCGTCCGCCGATGACCATCCGTGGTGGCAACAAGCTCAAGGGCCTGACCTACACCATGCCAATGGCCAGCGCCCAGGTGAAATCCTGCCTGCTGCTGGCCGGTCTCTACGCCGAAGGCAAGACCACCGTCACCGAACCGGCCCCGACCCGCGACCACACCGAGCGCATGCTGCGCGGCTTCGGCTACCCGGTCACGGTGGATGGCGCCACGGCGTCGGTCGAGTCTGGCAGTAAGCTGACTGCGACCCATATCGAAGTGCCGGGCGATATCTCATCGTCGGCGTTCTTTCTGGTGGCCGCCTCGATCGCCGAAGGCTCCGACCTGGTGCTCGAGCACGTCGGCATCAACCCGACCCGCACCGGTGTGATCGACATCCTGCGCCTGATGGGCGCTGACATTACCCTGGAAAACCAACGTGAAGTTGGCGGCGAACCCGTAGCCGACCTGCGCGTACGAGCGGCTAAACTCAAGGGTATCGAGATTCCGGAAGCGCTGGTTCCGCTGGCCATCGACGAGTTCCCGGTGTTGTTCGTGGCGGCCGCCTGTGCAGAAGGGCGCACCGTGCTGACCGGCGCCGAAGAACTGCGGGTCAAGGAATCGGATCGCATCCAAGTGATGGCGGACGGCTTGTTGGCCTTGGGTGTCAAGTGCCAGCCAACGCCGGACGGCATCATCATCGACGGCGGCCAGATCGGCGGCGGCGAAGTCCATGGTCACGGTGATCACCGCATCGCCATGGCTTTCAGTGTTGCGTCTTTGCGCGCCAGCGCGCCGATTCGCATCCATGATTGCGCCAACGTCGCGACGTCGTTCCCGAACTTCCTGGCGCTGTGCGCGCAGGTCGGTATCCGAGTAGCACAAGAGGCACAGTCGTGA
- the hisC gene encoding histidinol-phosphate transaminase yields the protein MSGNFLALAQPGVQQLSPYVPGKPVDELARELDLDPASIVKLASNENPLGASPKALAAIRDELAELTRYPDGNGFALKSLLAERCGVELNQVTLGNGSNDILELVARAYLAPGLNAVFSEHAFAVYPIATQAVGADAHVVPAKDWGHDLPAMLAAIDANTRVVFIANPNNPTGTWFDAQALDDFLQDVPAHVLVVLDEAYIEYAEGSDLPDGLDFLAAYPNLLVSRTFSKAYGLASLRVGYGLSTAVVADVLNRVRQPFNVNSFALAAACAALQDEAYLAESRRLNSAGMEQLEAGLRELGLGWIPSKGNFICVDLGRVAAPVYQGLLREGVIVRPVANYGMPNHLRITIGLPAENSRFLEALSKVLARG from the coding sequence ATGAGTGGCAACTTCCTCGCTCTGGCTCAGCCAGGCGTGCAACAACTCTCGCCTTACGTTCCGGGCAAGCCCGTGGACGAACTGGCCCGTGAGCTGGACCTGGATCCGGCCAGCATCGTCAAGTTGGCGAGCAACGAAAACCCGTTGGGCGCGAGCCCCAAGGCGCTGGCGGCGATCCGCGACGAACTGGCCGAGCTGACCCGTTACCCCGATGGCAACGGCTTTGCACTGAAGAGCCTGCTGGCCGAGCGCTGTGGCGTCGAGCTGAACCAGGTGACGCTGGGCAACGGTTCCAACGACATTCTTGAGTTGGTCGCCCGTGCGTACCTGGCGCCAGGTCTCAACGCGGTGTTCAGCGAGCACGCGTTCGCGGTCTACCCGATCGCGACCCAGGCCGTCGGCGCGGATGCCCATGTGGTTCCGGCCAAGGACTGGGGGCACGACCTGCCGGCCATGTTGGCGGCTATCGACGCCAACACCCGCGTGGTCTTCATTGCCAACCCGAACAACCCGACCGGCACCTGGTTCGATGCCCAGGCCCTGGATGACTTCCTTCAAGACGTGCCCGCGCACGTGTTGGTGGTGCTGGACGAGGCCTACATCGAATACGCCGAAGGCAGCGATTTGCCCGATGGCCTGGATTTCCTCGCCGCCTACCCGAACCTGCTGGTTTCGCGCACGTTCTCCAAAGCTTATGGCCTGGCTTCGCTGCGGGTCGGCTACGGCTTGTCCACCGCGGTGGTGGCCGATGTGCTGAACCGCGTGCGCCAGCCGTTCAACGTCAACAGCTTCGCCCTGGCCGCCGCCTGCGCCGCATTGCAGGATGAAGCCTACCTGGCTGAAAGCCGTCGCCTCAACTCGGCCGGCATGGAGCAGTTGGAAGCCGGGCTGCGTGAGCTGGGCTTAGGCTGGATTCCATCCAAAGGCAACTTCATCTGTGTCGACCTGGGACGTGTCGCCGCGCCGGTGTATCAGGGGCTGTTGCGCGAAGGTGTGATTGTGCGTCCGGTGGCCAATTACGGCATGCCGAACCACTTGCGCATCACCATCGGCCTGCCAGCGGAGAACAGCCGTTTCCTTGAGGCGTTGAGCAAGGTTCTGGCTCGTGGTTGA
- the gyrA gene encoding DNA gyrase subunit A, protein MGELAKEILPVNIEDELKQSYLDYAMSVIVGRALPDARDGLKPVHRRVLFAMSELGNDFNKPYKKSARVVGDVIGKYHPHGDTAVYDTIVRMAQPFSLRYLLVDGQGNFGSVDGDNAAAMRYTEVRMTKLAHELLADLHKETVDWVPNYDGTEMIPAVMPTRIPNLLVNGSSGIAVGMATNIPPHNLGEVIDGCLALIDNPELTVDELMQYIPGPDFPTAAIINGRAGIIEAYRTGRGRIYMRARSTVEDIDKVGGRQQIVITELPYQLNKARLIEKIAELVKEKKLEGITELRDESDKDGMRVVIELRRGEVPEVILNNLYAQTQLQSVFGINIVALIDGRPRILNLKDLLEAFVRHRREVVTRRTVFELRKARERGHILEGQAVALSNIDPVIALIKASPTPSEAKEALISTPWESTAVVAMVERAGADSCRPENLDPQYGLREGKYFLSPEQAQAILELRLHRLTGLEHEKLLAEYQEILNQIGELIRILNSATRLMEVIREELEVIRAEYGDVRRTEILDARLDLTLGDMIPEEERVVTISHGGYAKTQPLAAYQAQRRGGKGKSATGVKDEDYIAHLLVANSHTTLLLFSSKGKVYWLKTYEIPEASRAARGRPLVNLLPLDSDEYITTMLPVEEYTEGHFIFMATAKGTVKKTPLESFSRQRSVGLIALELDEGDVLISAAITDGEREVMLFSDGGKVTRFKESDVRAMGRTARGVRGMRLPEGQKLISMLIPEEGSQILTASARGYGKRTAISEFPEYKRGGQGVIAMVSNDRNGRLVGAVQVLDGEEIMLISDQGTLVRTRVAEVSSLGRNTQGVTLIKLASDETLVGLERVQEPSEVEGEELEGEDGVAFDGTLGADVDDAVGDQPLDAAADEEEPQD, encoded by the coding sequence ATGGGCGAACTGGCCAAAGAAATCCTCCCGGTCAATATCGAAGACGAGCTGAAACAGTCCTACCTCGACTACGCAATGAGCGTAATCGTCGGGCGGGCGCTGCCGGATGCGCGCGATGGCTTGAAGCCCGTGCACCGGCGCGTGCTGTTCGCGATGAGCGAGCTGGGCAACGACTTCAACAAGCCGTACAAGAAATCCGCCCGTGTCGTCGGCGACGTGATCGGTAAGTATCACCCCCACGGCGACACTGCCGTGTACGACACCATCGTTCGTATGGCACAGCCATTCTCCCTGCGCTATCTGCTGGTAGACGGCCAGGGCAACTTCGGTTCGGTGGACGGCGACAACGCCGCGGCCATGCGATACACCGAAGTGCGCATGACCAAGCTGGCCCACGAACTGCTGGCCGACCTGCACAAGGAAACCGTGGACTGGGTGCCGAACTACGACGGCACCGAAATGATCCCGGCGGTCATGCCGACCCGTATCCCGAACCTGCTGGTCAACGGCTCCAGCGGTATCGCCGTGGGCATGGCGACCAACATCCCGCCGCACAACCTCGGTGAAGTCATCGACGGTTGCCTGGCCCTCATCGACAATCCCGAGCTGACCGTCGATGAACTGATGCAATACATCCCCGGTCCGGACTTCCCGACCGCTGCGATCATCAACGGTCGCGCTGGCATCATCGAAGCCTACCGCACCGGCCGTGGCCGCATTTACATGCGCGCTCGCTCGACCGTCGAAGACATTGACAAGGTCGGCGGCCGCCAGCAGATCGTCATCACCGAACTGCCGTACCAGCTGAACAAGGCCCGCTTGATCGAGAAGATCGCCGAGCTGGTGAAAGAGAAGAAGCTCGAAGGCATCACCGAGCTGCGTGATGAGTCCGACAAGGACGGCATGCGCGTCGTGATCGAGCTGCGCCGTGGCGAAGTGCCTGAGGTGATCCTCAACAACCTCTACGCCCAGACCCAGCTGCAAAGCGTGTTCGGCATCAACATCGTTGCGCTGATCGACGGCCGTCCGCGGATCCTGAACCTCAAGGACCTGCTGGAAGCCTTCGTGCGTCACCGTCGCGAAGTGGTCACCCGCCGTACCGTATTCGAACTGCGCAAGGCCCGCGAGCGTGGTCACATTCTCGAAGGCCAGGCCGTCGCCCTGTCGAACATCGACCCGGTGATCGCCTTGATCAAGGCCTCGCCAACGCCGTCGGAAGCCAAGGAAGCGCTGATCAGCACGCCTTGGGAGTCCACGGCGGTGGTGGCCATGGTCGAGCGCGCTGGTGCCGATTCGTGCCGTCCTGAGAACCTCGATCCGCAATACGGCCTGCGCGAAGGCAAGTACTTCCTGTCCCCGGAACAGGCGCAAGCCATCCTGGAACTGCGCCTGCACCGCCTGACCGGCCTGGAGCACGAGAAGCTGCTGGCCGAGTACCAGGAGATCCTCAACCAGATCGGTGAGCTGATCCGCATCCTCAACAGTGCCACGCGCCTGATGGAAGTGATCCGCGAAGAACTGGAAGTGATCCGCGCCGAATACGGCGACGTGCGCCGCACCGAAATCCTCGATGCGCGCCTGGACCTGACCCTGGGTGACATGATCCCGGAAGAAGAGCGCGTGGTGACCATTTCCCACGGCGGCTACGCCAAGACCCAGCCGCTGGCTGCCTACCAGGCCCAGCGTCGCGGCGGCAAAGGCAAGTCGGCGACCGGCGTCAAGGATGAGGACTACATCGCTCACCTGCTGGTCGCCAACAGTCACACCACGCTGTTGCTGTTCTCCAGCAAAGGCAAGGTGTACTGGCTCAAGACCTATGAAATCCCTGAGGCGTCCCGTGCGGCTCGCGGTCGTCCGTTGGTCAACCTGCTGCCGCTGGACAGTGATGAATACATCACCACCATGCTGCCGGTGGAGGAATACACCGAAGGTCACTTCATCTTCATGGCCACCGCCAAGGGCACCGTGAAGAAGACCCCTCTGGAATCCTTCAGCCGCCAGCGTAGCGTCGGCCTGATCGCCCTGGAGCTGGACGAAGGCGACGTGCTGATTTCCGCCGCCATCACCGACGGCGAGCGTGAGGTCATGCTGTTCTCCGACGGTGGCAAGGTCACTCGCTTCAAGGAATCCGACGTTCGCGCCATGGGCCGTACCGCCCGCGGCGTGCGCGGCATGCGCCTGCCGGAAGGCCAGAAGCTGATTTCCATGCTGATCCCCGAAGAAGGCAGCCAGATCCTCACCGCTTCGGCCCGTGGTTATGGCAAACGCACGGCCATCAGCGAGTTCCCTGAGTACAAGCGTGGCGGCCAGGGCGTGATCGCCATGGTCAGCAACGACCGTAACGGCCGCCTGGTCGGTGCTGTCCAGGTGCTCGATGGCGAGGAGATCATGTTGATCTCCGACCAGGGCACCCTGGTGCGCACGCGAGTCGCCGAAGTGTCGAGCCTGGGTCGTAACACCCAAGGCGTGACGCTGATCAAACTGGCCAGCGACGAAACGCTGGTCGGGCTTGAGCGGGTCCAGGAGCCGTCGGAGGTTGAAGGCGAGGAGTTGGAAGGCGAGGACGGCGTGGCGTTCGACGGCACCCTGGGTGCCGATGTCGACGACGCTGTCGGTGACCAACCGCTCGACGCTGCCGCAGACGAAGAAGAACCGCAGGACTAA
- the serC gene encoding 3-phosphoserine/phosphohydroxythreonine transaminase, producing the protein MSKRAYNFCAGPAALPEAVLKRAQGELLDWHGKGLSVMEMSHRSDEFVSIATKAEQDLRDLLNIPSNYKVLFLQGGASQQFAQIPLNLLPENGKADYIDTGIWSQKAIEEASRYGHVNVAATAKPYDYFAIPGQNEWELSKDAAYVHYAPNETIGGLEFNWIPETGDVPLVADMSSDILSRPVDISRFGMIYAGAQKNIGPSGILVSIIREDLLGRARSLCPTMLNYKVAADNGSMYNTPPTLAWYLSGLVFEWLKEQGGVEAIGKLNEVKQRTLYDFIDASGLYSNPINKTDRSWMNVPFRLADDRLDKPFLAGADERGLLNLKGHRSVGGMRASIYNAVDINAVNALIAYMAEFEKEHG; encoded by the coding sequence GTGAGCAAGAGAGCCTATAACTTCTGTGCCGGCCCGGCGGCGCTTCCTGAGGCGGTCCTGAAGCGTGCCCAGGGCGAACTTCTCGACTGGCACGGCAAGGGCCTGTCGGTCATGGAAATGAGCCATCGCAGCGATGAGTTCGTGTCCATTGCCACCAAGGCCGAGCAGGACCTGCGTGATCTGCTGAACATCCCGTCCAATTACAAGGTGCTGTTCCTGCAAGGTGGCGCCAGCCAGCAGTTCGCCCAGATCCCGTTGAACCTGCTGCCGGAAAACGGCAAGGCCGACTACATCGACACCGGCATCTGGTCGCAGAAAGCCATTGAAGAAGCTTCGCGCTACGGGCACGTCAACGTGGCGGCCACCGCCAAGCCCTACGACTACTTCGCGATTCCCGGCCAGAACGAGTGGGAACTGTCCAAGGACGCGGCGTACGTGCACTACGCGCCGAACGAAACCATCGGTGGCCTGGAATTCAACTGGATCCCGGAAACCGGCGACGTGCCCTTGGTGGCCGACATGTCCTCGGACATCCTCTCGCGCCCTGTGGATATCTCCCGTTTCGGCATGATCTACGCGGGTGCCCAGAAGAACATCGGCCCAAGCGGCATCCTGGTCAGCATCATTCGTGAAGACCTGCTGGGTCGCGCCCGTTCCCTGTGCCCGACCATGCTCAACTACAAGGTCGCGGCCGACAACGGCTCGATGTACAACACCCCGCCGACCCTGGCCTGGTACCTGTCCGGCCTGGTGTTCGAATGGTTGAAAGAGCAGGGCGGTGTCGAAGCCATCGGCAAGCTCAACGAAGTGAAGCAGCGCACGCTGTATGACTTTATTGACGCCAGTGGCCTCTACAGCAACCCGATCAACAAGACTGATCGCTCGTGGATGAACGTGCCGTTCCGCCTGGCCGACGACCGTCTCGACAAGCCGTTCCTGGCCGGTGCCGACGAGCGTGGCCTGCTGAACCTCAAGGGTCACCGTTCGGTCGGTGGCATGCGCGCCTCCATCTACAACGCCGTCGACATCAACGCCGTCAATGCGTTGATCGCCTACATGGCAGAGTTCGAGAAGGAACATGGCTGA
- the cmk gene encoding (d)CMP kinase → MNIKAPVITIDGPSGSGKGTVAGILAKQLGWNLLDSGALYRLLAFAAANHGVDLTNEELLKALAAHLDVQFIAATDGQLQRIILEGDEVSDVIRTESVGAGASQVAALPAVREALLQRQRAFQEPPGLVADGRDMGTVVFPDAPLKIFLTASAEERARRRYLQLKGKGEDVSLSSLLDEIRARDERDTQRAVAPLKPAADAIQLDSTELSIDQVLQRIMSEIALRDIAG, encoded by the coding sequence GTGAACATCAAGGCACCGGTCATCACCATCGATGGCCCAAGCGGTTCAGGCAAGGGCACTGTCGCCGGGATCCTGGCCAAACAGCTGGGCTGGAACCTGCTCGATTCGGGTGCCTTGTACCGTCTGCTGGCGTTCGCCGCCGCCAACCATGGCGTCGACCTGACCAATGAAGAATTGCTCAAGGCGCTGGCGGCTCATCTGGACGTGCAGTTCATTGCGGCAACCGACGGTCAGCTCCAGCGCATCATCCTGGAAGGCGACGAAGTCAGCGACGTCATCCGTACCGAAAGCGTGGGCGCCGGGGCCTCCCAGGTCGCCGCGCTGCCAGCGGTGCGCGAAGCCTTGCTGCAACGCCAGCGTGCATTCCAGGAGCCGCCGGGGCTGGTGGCTGATGGCCGCGACATGGGCACGGTGGTGTTCCCCGACGCGCCGCTGAAGATCTTCCTCACTGCCAGCGCCGAGGAGCGGGCGCGCCGCCGATATTTGCAGTTGAAGGGCAAAGGCGAGGATGTTAGTCTGTCGAGTCTGCTAGATGAGATCCGTGCACGCGACGAGCGTGACACCCAGCGCGCAGTAGCCCCGCTAAAGCCGGCGGCCGATGCGATACAGCTGGATTCCACGGAGTTGTCCATTGATCAGGTGTTGCAACGCATCATGAGCGAGATCGCGCTTCGCGATATCGCCGGGTGA
- the rpsA gene encoding 30S ribosomal protein S1, translating to MSESFAELFEESLKTLNLQAGSIITGVIVDIDYQARWVTVHAGLKSEALIPLEQFYNDAGELNINVGDEVHVALDSVEDGFGETKLSREKAKRAECWIVLEAAFAAEEVVKGVINGKVKGGFTVDVNGIRAFLPGSLVDVRPVRDTTHLEGKELEFKVIKLDQKRNNVVVSRRSVLEAENSAEREALLESLQEGQQVKGIVKNLTDYGAFVDLGGVDGLLHITDMAWKRIKHPSEIVNVGDEIDVKVLKYDRERNRVSLGLKQLGEDPWVAIKARYPEGTRVTARVTNLTDYGCFAELEEGVEGLVHVSEMDWTNKNIHPSKVVQVGDEVEVMVLDIDEERRRISLGIKQCKSNPWEDFSGQFNKGDKISGTIKSITDFGIFIGLDGGIDGLVHLSDISWNEVGEEAVRRFKKGDELDTVILSVDPERERISLGIKQLESDPFSEYVQENDKGAIVKGIVKEVDAKGAIITLADDIEATLKASEISRDRVEDARNVLKEGEEVEAKIISVDRKSRVIQLSIKSKDDAEEKEAIQSLRDKPAADIAAGPTTLGDLLRAQMEKQN from the coding sequence ATGAGCGAAAGCTTTGCGGAACTCTTTGAAGAAAGCTTGAAAACCCTGAACCTTCAGGCAGGCTCCATCATCACCGGCGTTATCGTTGATATCGATTACCAGGCTCGCTGGGTAACCGTTCACGCTGGTCTGAAGTCTGAAGCGCTGATCCCGCTTGAGCAGTTCTACAACGACGCTGGCGAACTGAACATCAACGTCGGTGACGAAGTTCACGTTGCGCTGGACTCGGTTGAAGACGGCTTTGGTGAAACCAAGCTGTCCCGTGAAAAAGCCAAGCGTGCTGAATGCTGGATCGTTCTGGAAGCGGCCTTCGCAGCTGAGGAAGTGGTCAAGGGCGTTATCAACGGTAAGGTTAAAGGCGGCTTCACTGTCGACGTTAACGGCATCCGTGCGTTCCTGCCAGGTTCCCTGGTTGACGTCCGTCCAGTGCGCGACACCACGCACCTGGAAGGCAAAGAGCTGGAATTCAAGGTCATCAAGCTGGACCAGAAGCGCAACAACGTTGTCGTTTCCCGTCGCAGTGTCCTGGAAGCCGAGAACTCCGCCGAGCGTGAAGCTCTGCTGGAATCGCTGCAGGAAGGCCAACAGGTCAAGGGTATCGTCAAGAACCTCACCGATTACGGCGCATTCGTCGATCTGGGTGGCGTCGATGGCCTGCTGCACATCACCGACATGGCCTGGAAGCGTATCAAGCATCCTTCGGAAATCGTCAACGTTGGCGACGAGATCGATGTCAAGGTTCTGAAGTACGATCGCGAGCGCAATCGTGTTTCCCTGGGCCTCAAGCAACTGGGTGAAGATCCATGGGTTGCTATCAAAGCCCGTTACCCAGAAGGCACCCGCGTCACCGCTCGTGTTACCAACCTCACCGACTACGGCTGCTTCGCTGAGCTGGAAGAAGGCGTTGAAGGCCTGGTACACGTTTCGGAAATGGACTGGACCAACAAGAACATCCACCCTTCGAAAGTCGTACAAGTCGGCGACGAAGTGGAAGTCATGGTTCTGGACATCGACGAAGAGCGTCGTCGTATCTCCCTCGGCATCAAGCAGTGCAAGTCCAACCCATGGGAAGACTTCTCTGGCCAGTTCAACAAGGGCGATAAAATCTCCGGCACCATCAAGTCGATCACCGATTTCGGTATCTTCATTGGTCTGGACGGCGGCATCGACGGCCTGGTTCACCTGTCCGACATCTCCTGGAACGAAGTGGGCGAAGAAGCCGTACGCCGTTTCAAGAAGGGCGACGAGCTGGACACCGTTATCCTGTCGGTTGACCCAGAGCGCGAGCGTATCTCCCTGGGTATCAAGCAACTGGAAAGCGATCCGTTCTCCGAGTACGTTCAAGAGAACGACAAAGGCGCAATCGTTAAGGGCATCGTGAAAGAAGTTGACGCCAAAGGCGCCATCATCACCCTGGCCGACGATATCGAAGCGACTCTGAAAGCCTCCGAAATCAGCCGTGACCGCGTTGAAGACGCGCGCAACGTTCTGAAAGAAGGCGAAGAAGTAGAAGCCAAGATCATCAGCGTTGACCGCAAGAGCCGCGTAATCCAGCTCTCCATCAAGTCGAAAGACGATGCTGAAGAGAAAGAAGCAATCCAGAGCCTGCGCGACAAGCCAGCCGCTGACATTGCTGCTGGTCCTACCACTCTGGGTGACCTGCTGCGTGCACAAATGGAAAAACAGAACTGA